The stretch of DNA GGTGTATAAGATCAAACGTAATAACGATGATCAAGTGGAGCGGTATCGTGCAAGACTGGTGGTAAAGGCATATGCTCAGAAAGAAGGGATTGATTTCAATGAGATATTTTCTCTTGTTGTTCAAATTACTACAATTCTAGTAGTCCTGGTAATGTGTGCTACATTTGACATATATCTAGAGCAACTAGATGTGAAGACGACTTTTCTTCATGgagatcttgaagaagaaatatatatgctccaaccagaaggttttgaagaaaaagagaaagagaacttGGTTTGCAGGTTGAACAAATCTCTATATGATTTCAAACAGGCGCCGAGATGTTGGTATAAGAGATTTGATTCCTTCATCATGAGCCTTGGATACAACAGACTTAATACAGACCCTTATGCATATTTCAAGAGGTTTGCTGAAAGTGATTACACTATTTTACTGTTATATGTAGACAACATGTTGGTGGCAGGTCCCAACAAAGATCGTATTAAAGAATTGAAGGCACAGTTGGCTagggaatttgaaatgaaagatttaggaCCAGCAAACAAGATTTTAGGGATGCAAATTCACCGAGATAGAAATAATAGGAAGATTTGGCTTTCTcagaaaaattatttgaagaagGTCTTGCGACGCTTCAACATGTAAGAATGTAAGTTAATTTCTACCCCACGTCCTATTAATTTCAAGTTATCCTCCAGTATGAGTCATAGCAGTGAAGAAGAGAGGATGAAGATGTCTCGAGTACCGTATGCATCAGCAGTGAAAAGTTTAATGTTTGCTATGATCTGTACAAGACCAGACATTGAACATATAGTGGGAATGGTTAGTTGATATATGGCGAATCTTGGTAGAGAGCATTGGAATGCTGTGAAAAGGGTCCTGAGATAAATTAAGGGGACCACAGATGTTGCATTATGTTATGGGGGATTAGACTTTATTGTCAGAAGATATGTTGACTCAGATTATACAGGTGATCTTGACAAAAGCAAATCCACCACAAGATATGTGTTTGCACTTTATTGGAAGAGCTGTAAGCTAGGTTTCAAAACTGCGGTCAGTTGTGACCATGTCAACAACAGAAGCAGAATATGTAGCAGTACACATGCTAGTAAAGAAGTAGTATGGTTGAAGATGGTATTGGAGGAACTCAGACACAAACAAGAGAAGATTTCTCTGTTCTGTGACAGTCAGAGTGCCTTGCATCTTGCAAGGAATCCAACTTTTCATTTAAAGACAAAGCACATTCGAGTTTAGTTTCACTTCATTCGTGAGAAAGTGGAAGAAGGAATATTGGATATGTAGAAAATTCATACAAAAGACAACCAACATATTTTTTGACAAAAGCAGTCAATACTGATAAGTTTGTTTGGTGTTGATCCTCTAGTGGCCTAGCAGAGACATAAACAACATGGAATGGCAAGGAAGAAAAATGGTGTGAAGATTGATTGAATCCCAATTAAATCttcaagtgggagattgttgaaaagtcaaaagcATCTTACAATATTGAATGAAGTGGAAAGTGGCCTACCaatgtaaaaaagaaaagaattaggcAAGCAGCTTTGTTAGGCAACAACCAAATTGGCTGCTGCTCATGCTTTCTGCCAAACGCGTTTTCTACGAGTAAGAGAGGCCTATAAATTGGCCTCCCCAACTTATTTGTTGAGCATCCCATCTTGCATCCTCAAGCATCTCATTTCAtccaagtttctcaattatagagagagaaaaacagAGTTAGAGAAAAATAgtgttttctcctattttcaagagagattattttgttattattttcttgtgATTTAGAGAGAAAGTTGTAACTCTTATTATTTCTCATAGTGAATTCTTCTATCCTTACCCGTGATTTTTACCTTGATTTATTTGGGGGTTTTTCACTTAAAATCTGTgtccaattattttttttcaaattgtcAACTGTGACCCTACTCTAATCCGATGTTATTTTTACAACaagaattacaaaatttataataataataataatctttttCATCATATATGGCTTATTTTCGTAATTATTAtccaaatatttataataatttatagacTATTATATGGCTCCAAAGTTTGCCTTGATTCTTGTTCATGCGGTTAGAGAGATTTGATGATGATACATTTGACAATTTGTGTTTCATAGAGCAACTATATAGAagatttctcttgatttttgtatattattgtatatagtttatttttgtatattattgtatatagtttatttttttgttttgtttagagggacttttttttttggctagttTTCTTTCTACAgaattttgtttgtgtttttttttttttttgtgatgctAGGGGTATACCCTAATCGATAATTGTAGTGCTCTTGCAATCTTTAGTGTAATaacattattatgtaaaaaataatgagTTTTAGGAGCACCATGCAAGTTTTTCCACTAAATGGCAACAACGTatgcaagtttttttttttcttgttttttactttcaattgttttagtgcttttttaaaataaatcagTAAAAATTCCCCAAACAGCCCTTAATTTGTGGTTTCTTTTTAGTCAAATAAGTTCTTGTAATTTACTTAAATTGTTGAAATATCCATTGTGTTATAGACCCTACTGATTATTAAGaactaattaaactaaatttatccttaatctcaaactaattaaaaaataaaaaaaaaactaaaaatcattaaaaaatttaaaaaaaaaaacttggttgGTACTGATTTGGCTCTAGCGCTAAAAGAGATGGGTTCCAACCATTACTAAAACTCATTATTGACTTCCAACAATAATTATTGAAACTTAATGAAAACAAATCACTAACCATCATTGAAGCGGTATGAGCTGAAGTCGATATCTATCacaaaaaaacaagaagataaTAAGTTATAATCAGGATCGGTGAAGGGTTGGGGGCCTACGCCATTATTAATTTAGGTCCCCCAAtcctttaataaaaaaaaattattaattttattttaataataaaattaaaataattattttattttaataacttTCATTATTTTGGACTCTCTATTTCATGGCCTTTAAACACTTGTCTCACCAGTCTACACTTTGAGCTGACCAAGCAAAACAAGACTCAGTAGATCTCATTGGCAACTCTTACTAATGAAAGGCAATTCATATATCTGTAAagttgttaatattttttttttttaacgatgTAAAgctgtaaatatatttttaacgaCATAAACAAGAGAATCATCTATtttgctaatatttttttaacaatgtAAGTTCTGATTTTAAGTTCCATCCGTTTACAATGAAGCtgtttgtatttttattatttttgtcacaaagaaaaatatttttttattgggaTAAATACCTCATTACAAGACctattatatgtatatagagagagatatCATCATCTAACTACAAAaaaaaggtttaaaaatattatttttgacttatttaatgtactttaattttttttttatattttttccaacTTATATATGCAATGGAAAATAACACTCACAAATATCCTGGTTCTCCATGAGGCCTGCaattcataacaaaataaaaataaataaatgagccaACCAAAACGTTATGTTTTAGGTATATAGAAGAGATGTTTAAAGAAATGTGTACAAAACATATCCATGTGAAAAAAAACAATCTCTTACTTGATCCCTTTTAGAGTTGAACCTGtcctatatatatgttgaaatagataaaaaaaatcaagttaaaaaaaaaccttgttcAATGGTTTTCATTGTATAAAATggaaattataattaatatttatacataacaatataaatagaTTTAGAAATCTAttaatgtaataatatatattttattaatatttatttttaattatatattagtataacaaacaattataattttttaataaataatatatccagataagaatttatttttaagacaaaagttaataattataaaatattactatcagtatcacttttttttttatataaaaactttagttaaatattattttccctTAGTGCCATAAATGACTTAAGAGTCCATGATCCCATCCGTGCATTTTTATATATAGCAAATTAACATGCATTTTATATAGTATAAATAatctattaataatatatattagaaacaaacaataataataatatgatttcAGAAATATATTTCTGAGGACGTCTTGACAAGTATTTTGTCAGGGCatctagaaaaattatttaaatgcatATCTGTACGTTTTGTGTATTTTacatgtttatttatatatatgtaatgagggatatttaaataatttcactaCATGCCCGACAAAAAATGTACGCCTGAAAACAATATCCCCATATGATTTACTGAtgttttaatgaaaattataaaatattatttttctgaaaaGCAATCTGGCAATAATATACTACGAAAATTTCAAGCGATAAAATATGATCAGAAAATAAGTCTTACGCACAGTGGAAGTAGGACCTATCTGTGGGGCACCGCCGGTTCCAGTAATCAAGCTCAAATCCATTAGCCATGGCACTGTGAATAATGTTCAAGAGGGAAACGTTCCGGTCATTGAGGAATGGCTCAGCCGCAACGGGAACCACCCCCTCTACCGTGCACAACTCCGCTACATCGGACATTGTCACGCTACCTACCAGCATATACCAATGATTTTGTCTTAAAGGAGAGTAATTGTTGAAACAATTAGAATAAGACCCAGCAACAAGATCCATGTAGTAAATCATCGTATTTTGTTCTGCATACTTTATTGGCCTCTCACAGTTCACTAACAGTACTGCAGTCGAAGAATAGAAGACATATCCAGAAGATCTATTTGAAAGCAGGTTGGCCAGCCTcaatgaaggaagaagaaaagaacagCAATTGCGGTGGTCGATGCGCATGTCCACTACCCGAATGGTTTCCATCTCGTAGTTGATGTCTAGGACGTAGTACTTCCCGACTAATAAGTAAAATATTGTGCGATTGTTCTCGCAGGTCAATTCGAATTGCTTTTGGCCGCAACCTTTAGGGTCGTCTTTGAGGCGAAAGGGATAGCTAATATTGGGAAGGCTTCCGCATGAAGAATAGCAtttggatgatgatgatgaagacttAGCATCGCTATGTCCATAACCAGACCAATATAGgaggagaaggaaaagaagggtTGGATGCCCTGTTGTAATGAGGAGGCCTCCAACAGACATTTtcacagagagaaagagagagagagaaaaagagtaaTAACAAGCTGACTCAAGGAGTAAGATGGTGAgacatgtattaattattacattaataattacCTAGACTCCCAACCACTTCCTCGTAAGAGCTTTAAAAAAAATGGCCGTCTTCCTACTAAATCTTATAACATTCCTCTTTCTACCACAACTCCAGGCAATTGCAGCAGCAACACAAGCTCCAGGCAAGTGCAGTGGCTGCTGCGGGGACGGTCTGGTGATCCGGCCGCCGTTCCGTCTTAAACCCCGTCGTAATGATCATCAGGCTGCTGCAGCAGGAGGCCATGGCTGTGTCTTGCCCCGTCACTATCTTTCCTGCGCCCAGAACCGAACTTGGCTAGAGCTCTCCCCCTCTCTGAAACTGCATGTCAAGTATATCGACTATGCATCACACGTTATCCACACTTCTTATCCTGATCTCGACTGCTTTACCAAACACTTTCCAGACACCATCAATCTGTCTTCTTGTCCCTTCCGATTCGCAGAAGATTACATTTTATATAACTTCAGCCTCTTCCACTGTTCATCCACAAAGCCGGACAGCTACTCGTTTGTTTACCCTGACCCCATTCGCAAAGTTTATGCTATAGCTTCTTACGTTCCCGTCGTGAAGTTTCCCATGTTTTCCTGCAAAAAGATGTGCGACATTTATTCATTTCCAGATAGTTTCTACTCTCTCTTCGTGAGCTTAGATTCAAATGGTCCCAAGTCGCTTGTCCAACTCGAATGTGCCCCCCAGAAATCAGCCATAGCCAACGCAAAACTGCAGGTAATTAATTTCCatattcacaattaaattagtcTATTGCGAACCATTACGGTTTAATTTGCAATTacaatgattattaatttaccAATTgcttaaattattattctatgTATAGTATTCAAATGCGTTGCATTTTTACTTTTGGTTTGactgatttattttttctcattaattttatttgattgattCAAATTGCAGATTTGCTCTGAGGCTTATTTCTTCTCCCCGTAACAATTCTAGCATTGTACTGTGTCTTTAGctggattaaaataaaaaaagatgatcAAGCAAAGATCAAGCAATTTTTGAAATACTATAGAAGTCGCAAGCCTGCAAGATATTCCTATGCCGACAAGAAAATCACCAACAAATTCAAGCACAAAATAGGCCAAGGAGGCTATGGAACAGTGTACAAAGGAAAGTTCTCTAATGACGTCCATGTTGCAGTCAAGATCCTCCATGATGTCAAGGGAAATGGAGAAGAGTTCATCAATGAAGTGGGAACCATAGGAAGAATTCACCACATAAACATTGTCCGTTTAGTTGGCTTCTGCGTTGATGGCTTTCGAAGGGCTCTTATTTACGAGTTCTTGACCAATTATTCACTGGAAAAGTTCATTTCATCCAATAAGGAGAGACTCTCATTAGGGTGGAAAAAGTTACAAGACATTGCTCTAGGCGTAGCTAGAGGAGTTGAATATCTCCACCAAGGTTGTGATCAACAAATACTTCATTTTGATATTAAACCTAACAATGTCCTGCTAGATCATAGATTCAACCCAAAAATATCTGATTTCGGCTTGGCGAAATTGTGTTCCAAAGAACAAAATGTGATTTCAATGACTGCTGCTAGAGGCATCGTAGGCTATATTGCACCAGAAGTATTCTCTAGAAACTTTGGAAATGTATCGTTCAAATCAGACGTATATAGTTTTGGAATGCTCCTACTAGAAATGGTTGGAGTGAGGCAAAACAGTGCTGCAAAACAAGACAGCTCAGAAAGCGAAGCTTACTTCCCTGAATGGATTTATGGATATTTGGAACAGGGGGTAGAGGCAGTGCCAAGCATCCAAgtggaacaagaagaagatgcgAGGATTGCTAGGAAGCTAATTATTGTGGGGCTTTGGTGCACGCAATGGTACCCAATGCATAGGCCATCAATGAAAGATGTGGTGCGGATGCTAGAAGTAGAAGGTGATGATGAAGGCACGTTGAGGGTGCCCCCGAGTCCACATGTTGCTGCTAATCCCTTCACGACCAGAGAAAAAATTAGTGCAAGGGTGACATCTAGTTATTTAGAAATCATTTCCGAATCGGAGTGAAAATAAACATGTATTGTATCATAGCCTTGTGCCCAATAAGGTTGTCTATCAGCTATTTATGTAACAAATTACTACcgaattggattgaagaataaTTATGTGATATGTAGTAGCATTTGTACTAAAATGTTGTAAATAATTTCTCACCCCTGTTTGTGATGGCAGGGGAGAAGCTCTACCTTCTCTCTCTTGAAGCCATTTTTCACTATAAAACCTTTAAAAGAcaagataaacaaaattttaagaacaaaaataagtaCTAAATAAAGTATTGAATTAGAAAGGAGTGgggattgaatttgaaaattgcCTTGGCTTCAATGAATGAGCTAAGCAATGTAGTAGATTAGTCATAAGAATGCAatggatcaaatgataaaatgaaGGAAAATCACTTGATAGCTTTCTTTCATGTTCATAAATAACCCTCTTTACCTTGACAATCATAGaatcatatatttcataaattaaataaagacgTGGTTTGTTTGTATCACAAACTCTAATAATGTCATAAATAGGTGGGTGAAAGAAAGAATGTGATCAACTTTCTCCCACCAATTCATGAACAAATTTAGCTTCCCATTGGTCATTATCTCAATTTTATGTCCATTGGTCACTAATAAACATTGTTTCTAAtaagtttaaacattttaattaaGTATAACAACAATGAATTGAATCAAACTGAGTATCAGCAActacaaaacaaattcaaaaaattaaatcgatTGAACATGACCAACCTTATTGAATAATTCATCATTAAATGCTTGATAGGCAAAGTATCTCCATACCCTACAAAGATCCAATAACACTCATCGTGTCTCTTAATTACCTTCCGCATTCTTATTtgagtatatattttttaaaacaagaTTGAGTGTATAGACAATACAAATGAGTcaaataaatgtatataaacatacattcaatgatttttttaattccCTTACAATTAGCAGCATTATCAATAATGATTTGTACAATTTTTTTGATGGCCAATTTCATCTATTCCCTCTTTTatcaaattaacaataaattatttatcttttcacTTCActaacaattcaaaattttaacaaatataggGCTATTTTTAGaaacaattataaaattaatcaaacaatACTATCATTATTTTCCAGCCAAGTGTCTTTAATAGGTTTTAAAGTTTTTCAACATTTGTCATTTCTTGCTAAAATAATGAGattatcaatttattataaCCTATAGGCCGTAACCACCCAATAGATGAATAGCGTCAAATGAATAAAGACTCAAATAATATGAGTGTCTTGCATTGTTAAAAGTCAAACATATAGTATAGAATAGTCTAATAATCTCACTATCTTGTCGTGTTTTAGTTTGAATGTCAAAAATTACAATAGGTGAATCActggtttttcctttttttctaattttgcaaaACATTTGGTTCAtgtaaaaggaaaagaaaatccCAAATAAGTACTATTTTTTGGCAAATAAATTTGTTTAGGTTgtaaattttaaacattttggGCAACTTTttcagctttttttttttttaatttcaaaaataatttcaactctcacttttttaaaattaacaatctCTTTCTCACTGATCTTTAACAGATAGGCCCTAACTATTGTGtatgacttatatttttttaaatcacaaaaattGCATGATCACTTTCAATTACTCCTTCCTTAccttattttttccattttagtcaaatattttaataaataattatttttttcattcctaattttttataagataatgtttgtaataccccaagagcccaaactTAGGTTCAAGAAAGGACTCTTGagaaactaatatatatatcgataatagtaagtaagaaaataacaccagttgaatatcttttgagctgaatgtggataaaaatATTCTCGGGTTAAGCGTCCTTGAGTTAGGGTAGCTCAAAAATAAGTGACTCGTGGGAAGTTTGCGTAAgtccattagggtaagttgattcgattcttcctatcgcttgatgtgggatgttacagataGTATCAGAGCTAGCCGACCCTTAGAGAAGGCGATCCGATGAAGGCAACAAATGGTGCGAGGGCCTGAACAAGGAGTGGTTCCTGACAGACTTTTAGGATGGTAGCCCTCAAATGgaagaagatctgggaccagttatAAGGTCATGTGACGATGATGTCATGTACTCAAGgagggagaatataataccccgagagcccaaggtcaggtcCAAGAAGAGACTCTAGAaaagctaatatatatatcgatgatagtaaaaaatgaaacaacatCAACTGAATACTTTTTGgactgaatgtggataaaaaactctcgggttaagcgtgtttgagctagGATAGTTCAATGATGGATGATTCCTAAAAAGTTTGCGTAAACTTATCAGAATAAATTGATTCTatccttcctattgctcaatGCGATATGTTACAATGTTGCTAGAGTCCAAACTTAAAGTTGAATGAGTAGTACAACA from Diospyros lotus cultivar Yz01 chromosome 6, ASM1463336v1, whole genome shotgun sequence encodes:
- the LOC127804431 gene encoding rust resistance kinase Lr10-like produces the protein MAVFLLNLITFLFLPQLQAIAAATQAPGKCSGCCGDGLVIRPPFRLKPRRNDHQAAAAGGHGCVLPRHYLSCAQNRTWLELSPSLKLHVKYIDYASHVIHTSYPDLDCFTKHFPDTINLSSCPFRFAEDYILYNFSLFHCSSTKPDSYSFVYPDPIRKVYAIASYVPVVKFPMFSCKKMCDIYSFPDSFYSLFVSLDSNGPKSLVQLECAPQKSAIANAKLQYSNALHFYFCWIKIKKDDQAKIKQFLKYYRSRKPARYSYADKKITNKFKHKIGQGGYGTVYKGKFSNDVHVAVKILHDVKGNGEEFINEVGTIGRIHHINIVRLVGFCVDGFRRALIYEFLTNYSLEKFISSNKERLSLGWKKLQDIALGVARGVEYLHQGCDQQILHFDIKPNNVLLDHRFNPKISDFGLAKLCSKEQNVISMTAARGIVGYIAPEVFSRNFGNVSFKSDVYSFGMLLLEMVGVRQNSAAKQDSSESEAYFPEWIYGYLEQGVEAVPSIQVEQEEDARIARKLIIVGLWCTQWYPMHRPSMKDVVRMLEVEGDDEGTLRVPPSPHVAANPFTTREKISARVTSSYLEIISESE